One window from the genome of Esox lucius isolate fEsoLuc1 chromosome 23, fEsoLuc1.pri, whole genome shotgun sequence encodes:
- the chrm2a gene encoding muscarinic acetylcholine receptor M2a isoform X1: MICSEPMPLTDVPATGHGHYRKCLLPRIKNEDHITKNRHRGNSKPKFQLKRRTSPGTNAMEMFNFTNYTYWNASDGNETEPANQPESKYKTVEVVFIVLVAGSLSLVTVIGNILVMLSIKVNRNLQTVNNYFLFSLACADLIIGLCSMNLYTVYIVIGYWPLGPVVCDLWLALDYVVSNASVMNLLIISFDRYFCVTKPLSYPVKRTTKMAGMMIAAAWVLSFILWAPAILFWQFIVGGRTVPERECYIQFFSNAAVTFGTAIAAFYLPVIIMVILYIQISIASKSRVKKDTRKPSGPNPEALSPKQARGGHAAKPNNNNVTAEDTSRACQTQTTDSVANQHDGRLQNGKGLTTAGGEGETEGEDRGRENCAHGEEKESSNDSTSGSVAAIQRDEEAAPSRANCTVEASQPPTRHRAKAGGSKLTCIKIKTKSDKGDCYTPSNATVEIVPATDKQNHVARKIVKMTKQPPKKKKAPPSREKKVTRTIMAILVAFVATWTPYNVMVLINTFCSSCIPSPVWTIGYWLCYINSTINPACYALCNVTFKKTFKHLLLCQYKNIRSAR, translated from the coding sequence GCACAGAGGCAATTCAAAGCCCAAATTCCAACTGAAAAGAAGAACATCACCGGGAACAAATGCAATGGAGATGTTCAACTTCACCAACTACACCTACTGGAATGCCTCTGACGGCAATGAAACGGAGCCGGCCAATCAACCCGAGAGCAAATACAAGACCGTGGAGGTGGTGTTCATCGTGCTGGTGGCCGGATCCCTCAGCCTCGTCACCGTCATTGGAAATATCCTGGTCATGCTCTCCATAAAGGTTAACAGGAACCTGCAAACTGTCAACAACTATTTTCTGTTCAGCCTTGCATGTGCAGACTTAATCATCGGGCTGTGTTCCATGAACCTGTATACGGTCTACATAGTGATTGGTTATTGGCCCTTAGGGCCGGTGGTGTGTGACCTGTGGCTAGCCTTGGACTACGTGGTGAGCAATGCATCTGTAATGAACCTGCTCATCATCAGCTTTGACAGATACTTCTGTGTTACAAAGCCCCTGAGCTACCCTGTCAAAAGAACCACCAAGATGGCAGGGATGATGATTGCAGCTGCctgggtcctgtcattcattCTGTGGGCGCCGGCCATCCTTTTCTGGCAGTTCATCGTGGGAGGGAGGACAGTGCCGGAGAGGGAGTGCTACATTCAGTTCTTCTCCAACGCGGCTGTCACCTTCGGCACGGCCATTGCGGCCTTCTACCTACCAGTCATCATCATGGTCATCCTCTACATACAGATCTCCATAGCTAGTAAAAGTCGCGTGAAGAAGGACACCAGAAAGCCCTCCGGACCCAATCCGGAGGCCCTGTCGCCCAAGCAGGCGAGGGGCGGTCACGCTGCCAAGCCAAACAACAACAACGTGACAGCGGAGGACACATCGAGGGCATGCCAGACCCAGACCACTGACAGTGTGGCCAACCAGCACGATGGCAGGCTGCAGAACGGCAAGGGCCTGACCACCGCCGGCGGGGAGGGGGAGACTGAGGGTGAGGACAGGGGCAGGGAGAACTGTGCCCacggagaggagaaggagagctCCAATGACTCCACGTCTGGCAGCGTAGCGGCAATCCAGAGGGACGAGGAGGCAGCGCCATCCAGAGCTAACTGCACCGTCGAGGCTAGCCAGCCGCCGACTCGCCACCGGGCCAAAGCGGGCGGCTCCAAACTCACCTGCATCAAGATCAAGACCAAGTCGGACAAGGGGGACTGCTACACCCCCTCCAACGCCACAGTGGAAATCGTCCCCGCCACTGACAAGCAGAACCACGTGGCGAGGAAAATCGTGAAGATGACCAAGCAGCCGCCAAAGAAGAAGAAAGCGCCGCCGTCTCGGGAGAAGAAGGTGACCCGTACCATCATGGCCATCCTGGTGGCGTTCGTGGCCACCTGGACCCCCTACAATGTCATGGTGCTCATCAACACCTTCTGCTCCAGCTGCATCCCAAGCCCGGTGTGGACGATTGGCTACTGGCTGTGCTACATCAACAGCACTATCAACCCTGCCTGCTATGCCCTCTGCAATGTCACTTTCAAAAAGACTTTCAAACATCTGCTCCTTTgccaatacaaaaacattaggTCAGCTAGATAA
- the chrm2a gene encoding muscarinic acetylcholine receptor M2a isoform X2: MEMFNFTNYTYWNASDGNETEPANQPESKYKTVEVVFIVLVAGSLSLVTVIGNILVMLSIKVNRNLQTVNNYFLFSLACADLIIGLCSMNLYTVYIVIGYWPLGPVVCDLWLALDYVVSNASVMNLLIISFDRYFCVTKPLSYPVKRTTKMAGMMIAAAWVLSFILWAPAILFWQFIVGGRTVPERECYIQFFSNAAVTFGTAIAAFYLPVIIMVILYIQISIASKSRVKKDTRKPSGPNPEALSPKQARGGHAAKPNNNNVTAEDTSRACQTQTTDSVANQHDGRLQNGKGLTTAGGEGETEGEDRGRENCAHGEEKESSNDSTSGSVAAIQRDEEAAPSRANCTVEASQPPTRHRAKAGGSKLTCIKIKTKSDKGDCYTPSNATVEIVPATDKQNHVARKIVKMTKQPPKKKKAPPSREKKVTRTIMAILVAFVATWTPYNVMVLINTFCSSCIPSPVWTIGYWLCYINSTINPACYALCNVTFKKTFKHLLLCQYKNIRSAR; this comes from the coding sequence ATGGAGATGTTCAACTTCACCAACTACACCTACTGGAATGCCTCTGACGGCAATGAAACGGAGCCGGCCAATCAACCCGAGAGCAAATACAAGACCGTGGAGGTGGTGTTCATCGTGCTGGTGGCCGGATCCCTCAGCCTCGTCACCGTCATTGGAAATATCCTGGTCATGCTCTCCATAAAGGTTAACAGGAACCTGCAAACTGTCAACAACTATTTTCTGTTCAGCCTTGCATGTGCAGACTTAATCATCGGGCTGTGTTCCATGAACCTGTATACGGTCTACATAGTGATTGGTTATTGGCCCTTAGGGCCGGTGGTGTGTGACCTGTGGCTAGCCTTGGACTACGTGGTGAGCAATGCATCTGTAATGAACCTGCTCATCATCAGCTTTGACAGATACTTCTGTGTTACAAAGCCCCTGAGCTACCCTGTCAAAAGAACCACCAAGATGGCAGGGATGATGATTGCAGCTGCctgggtcctgtcattcattCTGTGGGCGCCGGCCATCCTTTTCTGGCAGTTCATCGTGGGAGGGAGGACAGTGCCGGAGAGGGAGTGCTACATTCAGTTCTTCTCCAACGCGGCTGTCACCTTCGGCACGGCCATTGCGGCCTTCTACCTACCAGTCATCATCATGGTCATCCTCTACATACAGATCTCCATAGCTAGTAAAAGTCGCGTGAAGAAGGACACCAGAAAGCCCTCCGGACCCAATCCGGAGGCCCTGTCGCCCAAGCAGGCGAGGGGCGGTCACGCTGCCAAGCCAAACAACAACAACGTGACAGCGGAGGACACATCGAGGGCATGCCAGACCCAGACCACTGACAGTGTGGCCAACCAGCACGATGGCAGGCTGCAGAACGGCAAGGGCCTGACCACCGCCGGCGGGGAGGGGGAGACTGAGGGTGAGGACAGGGGCAGGGAGAACTGTGCCCacggagaggagaaggagagctCCAATGACTCCACGTCTGGCAGCGTAGCGGCAATCCAGAGGGACGAGGAGGCAGCGCCATCCAGAGCTAACTGCACCGTCGAGGCTAGCCAGCCGCCGACTCGCCACCGGGCCAAAGCGGGCGGCTCCAAACTCACCTGCATCAAGATCAAGACCAAGTCGGACAAGGGGGACTGCTACACCCCCTCCAACGCCACAGTGGAAATCGTCCCCGCCACTGACAAGCAGAACCACGTGGCGAGGAAAATCGTGAAGATGACCAAGCAGCCGCCAAAGAAGAAGAAAGCGCCGCCGTCTCGGGAGAAGAAGGTGACCCGTACCATCATGGCCATCCTGGTGGCGTTCGTGGCCACCTGGACCCCCTACAATGTCATGGTGCTCATCAACACCTTCTGCTCCAGCTGCATCCCAAGCCCGGTGTGGACGATTGGCTACTGGCTGTGCTACATCAACAGCACTATCAACCCTGCCTGCTATGCCCTCTGCAATGTCACTTTCAAAAAGACTTTCAAACATCTGCTCCTTTgccaatacaaaaacattaggTCAGCTAGATAA